Genomic segment of Thermodesulfobacteriota bacterium:
GGAATCCTTCTTCGAAAACTGGAAGGAAACAAAAGAGCTTTACCAAAAAGATCCCACGATCCCGGTCGACGTGAAATTCGCCGAGGCGGAGGAAACTGTCGACTCCATCCTTTCGATATGGTCTGCCCTGGGGATCATCCCCTTTTCTTTCCCGCTGCCGTAGGAAAAAATCGTAAAAAAAACCGCCCCGGGACTTTCCCGGGGCGGCCGTCGGGATCATGATGGGGAGGGAAGATGCCCGACGTTAGTGAATCATGTTGAGGGTTACCCGCGTACCTCCCAGTGGCCGGGAACCCAGACCTCTACCCGGACGTTCTCGTACCGTCCGGAGACCCACACCCTCGAATACCCGTCGGACGACCAGTACCCCGGGACCCACTGACGCTCGTACCGCATCTCGTACCGTCCGGGGATCCAGACCCGCTCCTGCGGGACGTAGACCGGCGGGGGCGGGGCCGAGTAGACCACCGCGGGCTGCGAGCTCGTGATGATGGTGCCGAGGATCGCGCCGCCCACCAGCCCGGCGAAGAACCCTCCGAAGCCGTGGCCGTGTCCGTGAAAATGCCCGCCGCCTCTGCCGCCCGCAAGCGCTGCGTACGGGAACGCCGCCAACATCCCGAGTGCCAGCAGTATGCAAATGGTCTTTTTCATCTCTCCACCTCCCTTGCAGCCGTTCGTACCTGTTCCGACGAAGGGGGGGAGGCGGTTATTCAACCGCCTGAGGGAAAATCCGGGGGGGGGATCAGCTTGCGGAAAGGATAAGGATGAGGACCCCGTCCTCGTGGGACGGGCCGCCGACCAGGACCATGCCGCCGCGCGACATCCCCACGGTCGTCGTCAGGAGGTTTTTCCCTCCCTCCCGGATCTGGACGGAGAGGCGGACCTTGTTTCCGGGCGCCGGCAGCGGGCTGACGTGCATCGCCCGGCGCCCCGGCAGCTCGAACGTTCCCGACTCCCCCACCGCCAGGGTGCGCCGCCTGCGGTCGATCATTTTATAGGAGGAGTAGTTGAACATGACCTGCAGCTTCCCCCGGAGATTCATCAGGCCCGGATCCACCTCGTCCCCCTTGTTGGAGGCGTACACCGTCCCGAGGTCGACGGTCACGGCTCCGCCCGCAAGGCATACCTCCGCCGCGCTCCCGAGCAGGAGGAGAACGAGGAGGAACGCGGCGATCCCGGACGCCGCCGGGGGAACGGATTTAGGACTCGGCATTTTCGATGATCCAGATCACCCGGGGCAGCTCCTCCCCCTTGTCCACAAGCGCCACGGTGGCGATATCGGACTCCACGTCCTCGACGGAGACATCGAAGGTGCGAGGGTTGAACGGCGAACGATCCGTCCCCGTAGGGTAGAACAGGACCCCGAAAACCACAAGGGCGACCGCCGCGGGCAGCCAGACCCATCTCCAGGCCGGGAAGGCGCGCCGCGCGGCCTTTTCCTCCTCGATGCCCGCCCGGACGCGGGTCCACATCGCGTCGAGCGCCGGCTCCGCCGTCCCTGCGCTCACCGCGGCGTGCAGGCGCAACATCCTTCCCACGGCTTCCGTATTCCGCCGCTCGGCCGCGCACGCGGCGCAGGCGGAAAGGTGCGCTTCGAGCTCCGCCCCCGCCTCGGCCGGCAGCAGCCCGTCGGCCCTGTGCTCGATCATCCTGCGCGCGGTTCCGCAATCCACCATCGTCCCTACCCCTTCACGTGCCGGCCCAAAGCCGTCTTGAGTTTCTCCCGCGCGTAATGCAGCCGGGACATGACCGTCCCCGTGGAGCAGCCCATCGTTTTGGCGATGTCCTCGTACGACATCCCTTCGACCTCCCGCAGGAGGATGACCGTCCTGTGATGCTCCGGCAGCGCCGCGATCGCCTTCTCCAGGGCGTCCCCCAGCTCCCGGTTCATCAGGAGCTCCTCCGGCGTGGCCGGGTATGCGAAGGAGTCCGGGGGCGATGCGTCCTCGGTGAGCCAGGTTTCGTCGAGGGGGACATCCCCCGAGCGGGAGGTCTTCCTCCACCGGTCGATCGCCTGGTTCACCAGCAGGCGGTAGAACCAGGTGTAGAAGTTCGACCCGAACCGGAACTCCTTCAGCTTGTAATACGCCTTAACGAACGATTCCTGGACCACGTCGAGGGCGTCGTCCCGGTTCCCTACGATCCCTACGACGACCGCGAAAGCCCGCGTCTTGTATCGTTCCACGAGCTCCCGGAACGCCTCCTGGTCGCCGCCGAGGGTCGCGCGGATCAGCGCGTCGTCCCGGACGTCCTTGCCGGCGCTCTCAGTCATAGGACGGAGCCGCCCCGCGGACTATTCACGGGCAGCAGGGGATTTTTCAGTGGATTTCCCCCCAATTCCTCCCCCGGCTCACGGAAACGGTCAGCGGCACCGACAGTTTCGCCACCCCCGTCATCGCCCCGGTGAGCATCCGTTCCGCGTCCGCCGCCTCGCGTTCCGGCGCCTCGACGATCAGCTCGTCGTGCACCTGGAGGATCAGGCGCGCGTCCATCCGTTTCCCCCGGAACTCGCGGTCCACCCGGATCATGGCCAGCTTGATCAGGTCCGCGGCGCTCCCCTGGATCGGCGTGTTCACAGCCATCCGCTCCGCGGCCTCCCGGAGGACCCGGTTCTGCGAGTCGATGTCCTTCAGGAAGCGACGCCTCCCCATGATCGTCAAAACATACCCGTTTTTCCGGGCACTTGCCTTTATATCCTCAATGTATTCCTTTACCCCTGGGTACCGGTGGAAATATTGCTCGATGTACTCCTTGGCCTCCTTCCCCCCGATCCCCAGCTCCCGGGAGAGGCCGAACGGGCTCATCCCGTAAAGGATGCCGAAATTGATCACCTTGGCCTTGCGGCGCTGGTCCGCGGTGACCCTGCCGGCGGGGACGTTGAAGACCGCGGCGGCGGTGGCGGTATGGATGTCTTCCTCGCCCCGGAACCGGCGGATCAGCTCCGCGTCGCCGGAAAGATGCGCCAGGAGCCGCAGCTCCACCTGGGAGTAGTCCGCCCCCACGAGGACATTCCCGCGGTCCGCGACGAAGCCGGCCCGGATGCGCGCCCCCAGCTCCGTGCGGATCGGGATGTTCTGCAGGTTCGGGTCGGAGGAGGAGAGGCGGCCGGTGGCGGCCTGCGTCTGGTTGAAGGTGCTGTGGATCCGGCCGTCCTTCGGATCGACCAGCCCGGGGAGGACCTCCACGTACGTGGAGCGGATCTTCGCCAGCGTCCGGTAATCGAGCACCATCGAAGGGATCTCGTGAAGGGCTTTGAGCTGCTCGAGCACGTCCACGTCCGTGGAGTAGCCGGTCTTGGTCTTCTTGACGGGCGGCAGCTTGAGCTTCTCGAAGAGCAGGAAGGCGAGCTGCTTGGGCGAATTGATGTTGAAGCCGCCGCCGGCGGCCTCCGCCACCTTCTTCTCGATGGCGGCGATGTCGCGGGCAAGCTCCACCGACAGCTCCCTGAAGATCTCCGGGTCGATCCGGATGCCGCGCTCCTCCATCCGGTGCAGGACGGGCAACAGCGGCATGTCGAGATCGCGGAACACCTCGACGAGCCCCGCGTCGCGGAGCATCCCTTCCAGCTTCTCCCCCATGGCGAGCGTGACTTCCGCCAGCTCCGCCGCATGGTCCTCGCGCGACTCCCCTTCGGCGGCCGACAGCGACGACGGCAGGTAGCGGGCGCGCAGCTTGGGGAATGTCGGCGTCCCCTCCTCGGGCGCGAGGAGGTATCCCGCCACCTGCAGGTCGAACAGCGGCAGGTCCTCCCCGCCCTCCGTATCCTTGCGGTACAGCGCCTTCCCGTCGAAAAGATGAACGGTCGCGCCGAGGCGGCCGAGCGCCCGGGCCGCGGCGGCGGCCGAATCGGGGGGCAGGACGAAGACTCCGCTCCCCTCCACGGCGAACGCGGCGCACGTCTGCCGGTCTCCGTCGTACGCGAGGCCGGCGGCGCGCGGCTTCTTCCCCTTGAGCGCGGAAACGAGCTCCTCCGGGCCGGCGGCCCGCTTCCAGGGTACGGTCTCCGGGCCCCGTCCCGGTTTGCCGGCGGGCGCGGCGGCGGGCAGGTCGAGCTCCTCCAGGAGTTTGCGGAAGCCAAGCCGGCGGAACAGCGGCGCCACGCGCGCGGCGTCGATCGGGGCGGGAGCGAGCGCGGAGACCTTCTCGCGCAGCGGAACGCCGCGGTCGATCGTCACCAGCTTCATCGACAGCCGGGCGGCGTCGGCCCCCTTCGCGATCTTCTCCTTCCGCGCTCCTTTGAGCCTCTCCGTCCCCGACAGCACGGCGTCGAGGGAGCCGAACTCGCGGATCAGCTCCGATGCCGTCTTCTCGCCGATGCCGGCGACTCCGGGGACGTTGTCCGACGGGTCGCCCGCCAGCGCCAGCAGGTCGGCCACCCTGTCCGGCGGGACGCCGAAGGTCTCCACGACCTGCTCCTCCCCGACCTCGTTCCCCTTGAGGCCGTCGCGCACCTTCACGCGCTTCGAGACGAGCTGGTACATGTCCTTGTCGGAGGAGACGATGACGACGTCCATCCCCTCCTCCTCCGCCTTCCGGGAGAGGGTGCCGATGATGTCGTCCGCCTCGACGCCGGGCATCGCGACGCGGCGCACCCCCAGCGCGTCGATCAGCTCGTCGACCAGCGGAATCTGCGCCAGCAGGTCCTCCGGCACCTTCAGCCGGGTCGCCTTGTATTCCGGGAAGAGCGCGTGCCGCGGCGTGGGCTCGCGCGAGTCGAAGATCGCGGCGACGCCCGCGGGCTCCTCCGTCCGCAGGATCTTGAGGAGAATGCGGGCCACGCCGAGGACCACGTTGGTCGGCGTCCCGTCCGGCGCGGTGAGCCGCGGGACGCCGTAGAAGGTCCTGTAGAGGACGTTATGCCCGTCGATCAGATACAGGGTTGGCATCGGATTCCTGACGGAACTCCACCACGAGCGTCCCCGCGACGGTGTCCCCCGCCCGCTGCCCCTCGGGATCGTAGAACCCGAGGTACGCCTCCACGAACAGGATCGCCGCGCCCACGGTCCAGGCGAGGAACGGGCCGATCGCCGGGAGGAGGTAGAGCAGGAACGGGACGGCCACCGTGAAGTTCCGCTTCATGGAGGCAGGGAAGTCCATCGCGTCCCGGTCGATCCGAACGACCTTGAGCCCCGTGAGCCACTTCCCGGCGCTGCGCCCGCCGGGGAATCCGTCGCACATGAGGATGTAGAAGAGCGACGCGCAGGCCCCGGCCGCGTCGGGGATGTGCCAGAGCGACATCGCGACGATGAGGTCGGCCGCCTTCCCGATCAGGCGCGAAAGGTAGCGCCCCCGCCGCGCGGTGAGGTCCCGCTCCCGCCGCTCGTCCCGCGCGTCGTACGCCATCGCCTCAGCGGACCCCGGGCCGTTCCGCCCGGGTGAAGAACAGGAATCCCATGGCGGGGCGCCGGTTCCCCGGCTGCGTGACGAAGTGGACCGACTCGAAGCGCCAGCCCTCCCCCGCCTCGCGGTTGAGCGCCTCCTCGATCGTCCGGTCGCTCACGTCGACGAGCTCCACGACGCGGTACGCCGGCCCGGCATCCCGCTCCGCCAAGCCCGTCACCTCCCGAGCGCCCGCGCCGCTTCCTTCGCGGCGTAGGTGATGATCAGGTCCGCGCCCGCCCGCTTGATCGACACGAGGATCTCCATCATCACCCGGTCGCCGTCGATCCAGCCCAGCTTCGCGGCCCCCTTGACCATCGAGTACTCCCCGCTGACGTTGTAGGCCGCCACCGGCAGGTCGAACCGTTCGCGGACCCGGTGGATGACGTCGAGGTAGGAGAGCGCGGGCTTGACCATCACGATGTCGGCGCCCTCCTCGATGTCGAGGGCGACCTCGCGCAGCGCCTCCCGGGCGTTGGGCGGGTCCATCTGGTAGGAGCGGCGGTCGCCGAACGAGGGCGTGCTGTCGGCCGCGTCGCGGAACGGCCCGTAGAATCCGCCGGCGTACTTGGCCGCGTACGACATGATCGGCACGTTGCGGAACCGCTCCTTGTCGAGCGCGCGGCGGATCGCACCCACGCGGCCGTCCATCATGTCGGACGGCGCGACGATGTCGGCCCCGGCACGGGCGTGGGAGACGGCGCTTTTGGCCAGGATCTCGAGCGTGGCGTCGTTGTCGACGTCGCCGTCTTTAAGGATCCCGCAGTGGCCGTGGTCGGTGTACTCGCAGAAGCAGACGTCGGTGATCACGACCAGCTCGGGCACGGCGTCCTTGAGCGCCCGCACCGCGGTCTGGACGATCCCCCGGTCGGAGTACGCGTCCTTCCCCAGCGGGTCCTTCTTCGCGGGGATGCCGAAGAGGAGCACGGCGGGGATGCCGAGGCGGGCGACCTCGCGCGCCTCCTTCGCCAGGTTCTCGACGGAGAGGTTGAACACGCCCGGCATCGATGGGACTTCACGGCGGATGTTTTTCCCCGCCGCGACGAACAGCGGGTAGATCAGGTCGTCCACCGAGAGCTTCGTCTCGCGGACCATCCGCCGCAGCGTCTCGTTGCGCCGGAGCCGGCGGCCCCTGTATTCGGGGAACCCCATCTTTCACCTCCCGTCGGCGAGCGACGCCTCGATGGCGTCCACCATCGCCTTCAGCGTATACGTTTCGGGCATGATGTCCACCCGGAAATCCCTTTCCCGGACGGCCCGCGCGGTCACCTCGCCGATGACCGCGATGCGGCTTTTCGAAAGCATCTCCCGCACGCTCTCCTCCCCCAGCAGGAGGAACAGGTTGCGGAACGCCGACGGGGAGGCGAAGGTGCAGACGTCCGGCGGATCCGCCAGGATCTCCGAAGCCGTCTCCTCGTCCTTCTCCGCGGGCGCGTTCCTGTAGGCGACCACGGGGACGACCTGCCCCCCTTCCTTGCGGATCGCCTCCGGAAGGATCTCCCGCCCCTCTTCCGCCCGCGGCAGGAGGAAGCGCCGCCCCGCGATCCCTTCGTCCCGCAGCGCCGCGAAGAGCCCCTCGGCCGTGTGTTTCCTCGCGGTGAGGTGGACCGCCACCCCGCGGGACGAGAGCTCGCCGGTGGTCCCCGGCCCGACGCTCGCCGCGCGCAGCGACGCCGGCCAGGACACGACCCCCAGCCGCGCGGCCCGGTCCAGGAAGAAGCGCGCCGCGTTGGCGCTGGTGAAAAGGATCCAGTCGAAGGAGGAGAGCCGCCCGATCTCCCGGTCCAGCGGTCCGCAGTCGGCCGGGGGGACCAGCCGGATCGTCGGGAAGGGGACGGGAACGCCGCCCGCGCGCCGGACCAGCGCCGAAAGGTCCTCGTTCCCGTCCGCGGCGCGCGTGATCAGGATCCGCATCCCTCCGAGCCCCATCTCAGCGCTCCAATTCACTCACCCGCCGGACTGCCTGTACACTTCGTCGAGGATCTGCCGGCCGCCCCGCGCCAGCAGCTCTTCGGCCAGGGCGACGCCGATCGCTTCCGGGTCGTCGACGGAGCCGGTCCGGCTCGCCCGCAGGATCTCCGTGCCGTCCGGGCGCCCCACCAGCCCGTCGATCCGGATCCCGCTCCCGTTCCGTTCGGCGTGCGCCGCGATGGGGACCTGGCACCCCCCTTCGAGGCGCTTCAGGAACCCCCGCTCCGCGCGGACCGCCAGCGACGTGTCCGGGTCGTCGAGGAACGCCACCGCCGACCGGGTGCGCCCGTCGGCAGTGCGGATCTCGATCCCCAGCGCCCCCTGCCCGATGGCCGGGATCGACACGGAGGCGGGAAGGTACTGCCGGATCTTCCCGTCCCAGCCCAGGCGCCGAAGCCCCGCCGCGGCCAGGACGATGGCGTCGTACTGCCCCTCCTCCATCTTCCGGATCCGGCTGTCGAGATTCCCCCGCAGCGACACGATGTCGAGGTCGGGGCGCAGCCCCAACAGCTGCGTCTGCCGGCGCAGCGAGCTGGTCCCCACCTTCGCGCCCTTCGGCAGCTCCTCGAACCGCGCGTATTTCGCGGAAAGGAAGGCGTCCCGAGGGTCCTCCCGCTTCGTGATGCAGGCCAGGCAGAGCCCTTCGGGGAGGTCCGTGGGGACGTCCTTCATCGAGTGGACGGCCAGGTCGATCCGCCCGTCGAGGAGCGCCTCCTCGATCTCCTTCACGAAGAGCCCCTTCCCCCCGACCCGCGCCAGCGGAACGTCGAGGATCATGTCGCCCGTCGTCCGGATCTTTACGATCTCGACCGCGAAGCCGCTCCCGCGCTCGATCTCGGACTTCACGAACTCCGCCTGCCACAGGGCCAGCGTGCTGCCCCGCGACCCGAGACGGAGCGTCTCACGCTCTGCCATCGTCTCCTCCCTGCGCCGCGTCGCCTTCCTCTTCCTCTCCCTCTTCCGGAAGGTCGAAGACCTCCCGCACCACCGCGATCCGCTGCGCGGGGCTGTGCTCCTCGCAGTCGCGCTTGAGCGACGCGATCGGGGAGTGCAGCACCTTGTTGAGCAGCGAGGACGCCAGCGACTCCACCACCTGCCGCGTCTTCGGGTCCGCCTCGCCCAGCGCCGCCAGCGCCTTCCCGACCTCCGCCGCCTTGATCTCCTCGTACTTCCTGCGGAGGGAGACGATCGTGGGCGTGACCTGCTGCGCCTCGAGCCACTTCCGGAAGGAGTCCGCCTCCGCGGCCACGATCTCCTCGGCCTTCGCCGCCTCCCGCTGCCGCTCCTCGAGGTTCGTCTCGATGACGTTGTTCAGGTCGTCGATGTCGTACACGTAGACGTTGTCGATCTGGTTCGCGTCGGGATCGATGTCGCGCGGGACCGCCATGTCGATGAAGAACATCGGCCGGTTCTTCCGGACCCGGAGGACGTCCGCGATGTCGTCGCGCTTCAGGATGAAGCGCGGGGAGCCCGTCGAGGAGAGGACGATGTCGGCGCGCTTGAGGTGCGTGGTCAGCTCCTCGAAGCGGACCGGCGTGCCGTCGAACTCCTCGGCGAGCCGCACGGCGCGCTCGAAGGTGCGGTTGGTCACCAGGATCCCGCGGGCGCCCGCGTTGAGCAGGTGGCGGGCCGCCAGCTCGCACATCTCCCCCGCCCCGATGAGCATCACGGTGTTGTCCGAGAGATCGCCCATGATCTTCTTCGCCAGCTCCACCGCCGCGTAGGAGACCGACACGGCGCTGTTGGCCACGCGCGTCTCGGTGCGCACCCGCTTGGCCGCGGAGAACGCCTTGGTGAAGAACTTGTCGAGGATCGGCCCGATCGCCTTGAACTCGGCGGCGTACCCGTAGGCGTCCTTGACCTGTCCCAGGATCTGCGGCTCGCCCAGGACCATGGAGTCGAGGGAGCTGGCGACGCGGAACAGGTGGCGCACCGCCTCGTCGCCCGACCGGTGATAGAGGTACGGCTGCAGCTCCGCGGGGGTCATCCCGTGGAAGGAGGCGAGGAAGCGGCGGACCGCCTCGTCGCCCCGGTACCCCTCCTCCGCGAGGACGCACACCTCCACGCGGTTGCAGGTGGAAAGGATGACGCCCTCCGAGATGCCGTCCGATTCGACCAGCGCGCGCAGGGCGTGCCCGATCGTGTCCGCGGGGAACGCGAGGCGCTCCCGTACCTCGACCGGCGCCGACCGGTGGTTCAATCCCGTTATGACGATACGGCTGGTCATCGACCCGGGCTTTCTTCTATCCGGAGAGGTTCGAGTAGGTGTGGAGCCCCGGCAGCAGGAGGTTCACGCCCAGGAAAGTGAACAGGATCGCGCAGAAGCCGACGATGGCCAGGATCGCCGCCTTCCGCCCGCGCCACCCCACGGTCATCCGCCCGTGGAGGAGCGCCGCGTACAGGAACCAGGTGATGAGCGACCAGACTTCCTTGGGGTCCCAGCTCCAGTAGGAGCCCCAGGCGAACTCCGCCCAGATCGAGCCCGTGATGATCCCCAGCGTCAGCAGCGGGAACCCGATCTGGAGGCAGCGGTAGTTGATGCCGTCGAGCACGTCGAGCGAGGGGAGCCGCTTGAAGACGGCGCCCATCCGCTTGCGCTTCAGCTCCCGCTCCATCAGCAGGTACATGATCCCCGCGGCGAAGGCCACGGCGAACACGGCGTTGCCGAAGAACAGCAGCAGCACGTGGACGGGAAGCCAGTTCGAGTCCAGCGCCGGCGGCAGGGTGCGGACCTCGGCCGGCAGGAAGACCGTGGACAGGCTGAAGAGGAACGCCAGCGGGGCGACGAACGCGCCCAGCACCCGCAGGTTGTATCGCAGCTCGAACGCGAGGAAGACGCAGACGATCGCGAAGGCGGAGAAGGAGAGCGACTCGAACAGGCTGGTGATCGGCGTGTACCCGGCCGCGACGTACCGCGCGACGAAGGCCGCCCCGTGCAGGACGGCGCCGATCGCGAGGAACATCCTGCCGAGCCGGGCGCCGCGCTCGTTCAGCGAGAGGATGAAGTAAAGGTACAGCACGGTCCCGACAAGGTAGATGAGGGCCGTGGCCTTCAGGAGGGCGATCTGCATCCGGTTATCTTACCAGAAGTACCGGTTCAGGGTGAGGGTCCCCTCGGTCCGCGCGACCCGCCGGACCCGCTCCACGGAAAGGTCGGCCTTCAGCGCCAGCTCCCGGGAGAGACGGAAGCCCTGGCGCAGCGACGCCGACAGGTCGGGCCCTTCCTTCGTCTCCCCGAGCACGCCCCGGATGCCGCGCCCCTCCAGCCAGAGCTGCCAGCCGCGCGCCGGCTCCGCCGTCACGCCCAGCGACCCGCCTGCGCCGATCCGGTAGGAGGCATGGTAATCCCGGGAGATCGCCGCCTCCGCCTCCGCCAGCGCGTAGGCGACGGCCCGCTCCGCGACCTTGACCGTCACGCCGATCCCGGCGCCCGCGTTCGGAACGAGGGAGTCCTTCGTCTTCGTGAAGTCCCTCGTCTCGACCGCGAACCGGGCCTTCCACGACTTCGGGCGGAAGATCGGGTCGACCGGGTCGATCGACTGGATCCGGATGAAGTCGAGCCGGTCCAGCCGGACCCGGTCGCTTTCCGGAAAAAACCGCGCCGCCCCGGCGAAGATCTCGATCAGCGCGCCCGGAGTGTACCCGTCGGGGAAATCGGTGTAGTCGTGGTAGGCGGGACGCCATCCCGCCTCCAGGAACCCCTCGCTTCCCCGCCAGCCGCCTCCCGCGTGGACCCGGGCGCTCGAGTGCCCCTCCTCCGGCGGCGCGGGGCGCGGCGGGGGCGGCGTCGCGTCCTTCCCCGGGCGCAGGCGGGTCCGTGCGGAGAGGATGGCGTGGAAACGCTCCTGGAACTCCTTGTGCTCCATCTGCCTCTTCGCGATCCGGTACTGGAGCAGCTCCGCGGCCAGATCGAGCGCGCGCGCCTTCTCCGCGTCGGAGGCCGGCCCGGAGAGGATCTCGCCCGGCGGGGCCTTCCCGTCGGCCACCCGCAGCGACAGCTCCCGTTCGCGCCCCGGCAGCAGGGAGCGGGCGTGTCGGATCTTGACCGCCCGCGAAGGGCGCCAGGCGACGGCGCCGTTGTCGACGAGCCCCGCGTCGAGGACCGCGCGGACGGTGTCCATGGGGATGACCCAGCCGCGGTCCATCGTGCCGGTCAGGCGCGCCGACGGGCGCGCGGCGTCGAGGAGGAAGAGCAGCTCGTACGAGCAGTTCTCGTCGAAAAAGTAGTAGTCGGTGGCGATCCCCCGCAGCTCGACGAGGTGCAGCATCAACGGGCGCACCTCCTCCGGCGTCAGGTTCAGCGGGTATTCCCACATGTCGCGCTGGTCTATGCCGGAATATTCCCGCACCTTGTCGT
This window contains:
- a CDS encoding zf-HC2 domain-containing protein — translated: MVDCGTARRMIEHRADGLLPAEAGAELEAHLSACAACAAERRNTEAVGRMLRLHAAVSAGTAEPALDAMWTRVRAGIEEEKAARRAFPAWRWVWLPAAVALVVFGVLFYPTGTDRSPFNPRTFDVSVEDVESDIATVALVDKGEELPRVIWIIENAES
- a CDS encoding sigma-70 family RNA polymerase sigma factor, producing MTESAGKDVRDDALIRATLGGDQEAFRELVERYKTRAFAVVVGIVGNRDDALDVVQESFVKAYYKLKEFRFGSNFYTWFYRLLVNQAIDRWRKTSRSGDVPLDETWLTEDASPPDSFAYPATPEELLMNRELGDALEKAIAALPEHHRTVILLREVEGMSYEDIAKTMGCSTGTVMSRLHYAREKLKTALGRHVKG
- the polA gene encoding DNA polymerase I, yielding MPTLYLIDGHNVLYRTFYGVPRLTAPDGTPTNVVLGVARILLKILRTEEPAGVAAIFDSREPTPRHALFPEYKATRLKVPEDLLAQIPLVDELIDALGVRRVAMPGVEADDIIGTLSRKAEEEGMDVVIVSSDKDMYQLVSKRVKVRDGLKGNEVGEEQVVETFGVPPDRVADLLALAGDPSDNVPGVAGIGEKTASELIREFGSLDAVLSGTERLKGARKEKIAKGADAARLSMKLVTIDRGVPLREKVSALAPAPIDAARVAPLFRRLGFRKLLEELDLPAAAPAGKPGRGPETVPWKRAAGPEELVSALKGKKPRAAGLAYDGDRQTCAAFAVEGSGVFVLPPDSAAAAARALGRLGATVHLFDGKALYRKDTEGGEDLPLFDLQVAGYLLAPEEGTPTFPKLRARYLPSSLSAAEGESREDHAAELAEVTLAMGEKLEGMLRDAGLVEVFRDLDMPLLPVLHRMEERGIRIDPEIFRELSVELARDIAAIEKKVAEAAGGGFNINSPKQLAFLLFEKLKLPPVKKTKTGYSTDVDVLEQLKALHEIPSMVLDYRTLAKIRSTYVEVLPGLVDPKDGRIHSTFNQTQAATGRLSSSDPNLQNIPIRTELGARIRAGFVADRGNVLVGADYSQVELRLLAHLSGDAELIRRFRGEEDIHTATAAAVFNVPAGRVTADQRRKAKVINFGILYGMSPFGLSRELGIGGKEAKEYIEQYFHRYPGVKEYIEDIKASARKNGYVLTIMGRRRFLKDIDSQNRVLREAAERMAVNTPIQGSAADLIKLAMIRVDREFRGKRMDARLILQVHDELIVEAPEREAADAERMLTGAMTGVAKLSVPLTVSVSRGRNWGEIH
- a CDS encoding RDD family protein, which encodes MAYDARDERRERDLTARRGRYLSRLIGKAADLIVAMSLWHIPDAAGACASLFYILMCDGFPGGRSAGKWLTGLKVVRIDRDAMDFPASMKRNFTVAVPFLLYLLPAIGPFLAWTVGAAILFVEAYLGFYDPEGQRAGDTVAGTLVVEFRQESDANPVSDRRA
- a CDS encoding DUF4177 domain-containing protein, whose amino-acid sequence is MAERDAGPAYRVVELVDVSDRTIEEALNREAGEGWRFESVHFVTQPGNRRPAMGFLFFTRAERPGVR
- the hemB gene encoding porphobilinogen synthase; the protein is MGFPEYRGRRLRRNETLRRMVRETKLSVDDLIYPLFVAAGKNIRREVPSMPGVFNLSVENLAKEAREVARLGIPAVLLFGIPAKKDPLGKDAYSDRGIVQTAVRALKDAVPELVVITDVCFCEYTDHGHCGILKDGDVDNDATLEILAKSAVSHARAGADIVAPSDMMDGRVGAIRRALDKERFRNVPIMSYAAKYAGGFYGPFRDAADSTPSFGDRRSYQMDPPNAREALREVALDIEEGADIVMVKPALSYLDVIHRVRERFDLPVAAYNVSGEYSMVKGAAKLGWIDGDRVMMEILVSIKRAGADLIITYAAKEAARALGR
- a CDS encoding uroporphyrinogen-III synthase, whose product is MNWSAEMGLGGMRILITRAADGNEDLSALVRRAGGVPVPFPTIRLVPPADCGPLDREIGRLSSFDWILFTSANAARFFLDRAARLGVVSWPASLRAASVGPGTTGELSSRGVAVHLTARKHTAEGLFAALRDEGIAGRRFLLPRAEEGREILPEAIRKEGGQVVPVVAYRNAPAEKDEETASEILADPPDVCTFASPSAFRNLFLLLGEESVREMLSKSRIAVIGEVTARAVRERDFRVDIMPETYTLKAMVDAIEASLADGR
- the hemC gene encoding hydroxymethylbilane synthase codes for the protein MAERETLRLGSRGSTLALWQAEFVKSEIERGSGFAVEIVKIRTTGDMILDVPLARVGGKGLFVKEIEEALLDGRIDLAVHSMKDVPTDLPEGLCLACITKREDPRDAFLSAKYARFEELPKGAKVGTSSLRRQTQLLGLRPDLDIVSLRGNLDSRIRKMEEGQYDAIVLAAAGLRRLGWDGKIRQYLPASVSIPAIGQGALGIEIRTADGRTRSAVAFLDDPDTSLAVRAERGFLKRLEGGCQVPIAAHAERNGSGIRIDGLVGRPDGTEILRASRTGSVDDPEAIGVALAEELLARGGRQILDEVYRQSGG
- the hemA gene encoding glutamyl-tRNA reductase, which produces MTSRIVITGLNHRSAPVEVRERLAFPADTIGHALRALVESDGISEGVILSTCNRVEVCVLAEEGYRGDEAVRRFLASFHGMTPAELQPYLYHRSGDEAVRHLFRVASSLDSMVLGEPQILGQVKDAYGYAAEFKAIGPILDKFFTKAFSAAKRVRTETRVANSAVSVSYAAVELAKKIMGDLSDNTVMLIGAGEMCELAARHLLNAGARGILVTNRTFERAVRLAEEFDGTPVRFEELTTHLKRADIVLSSTGSPRFILKRDDIADVLRVRKNRPMFFIDMAVPRDIDPDANQIDNVYVYDIDDLNNVIETNLEERQREAAKAEEIVAAEADSFRKWLEAQQVTPTIVSLRRKYEEIKAAEVGKALAALGEADPKTRQVVESLASSLLNKVLHSPIASLKRDCEEHSPAQRIAVVREVFDLPEEGEEEEGDAAQGGDDGRA
- the ccsB gene encoding c-type cytochrome biogenesis protein CcsB; amino-acid sequence: MQIALLKATALIYLVGTVLYLYFILSLNERGARLGRMFLAIGAVLHGAAFVARYVAAGYTPITSLFESLSFSAFAIVCVFLAFELRYNLRVLGAFVAPLAFLFSLSTVFLPAEVRTLPPALDSNWLPVHVLLLFFGNAVFAVAFAAGIMYLLMERELKRKRMGAVFKRLPSLDVLDGINYRCLQIGFPLLTLGIITGSIWAEFAWGSYWSWDPKEVWSLITWFLYAALLHGRMTVGWRGRKAAILAIVGFCAILFTFLGVNLLLPGLHTYSNLSG